Genomic DNA from Pseudomonas sp. CCC3.1:
ACCTTGTGATTTTCGCCTTCGGCGGCTGCGCATTGTTTGGCACCTCTTACTACGTGGTGCAACGCACCTGCCAAACCCGATTGATTTCCGACACCCTGGCCTCGTTTAGTTTCTGGGGCTGGCAGGCGGTGATCGTTGGCGCAATCATCACCTTGCCGCTGGGTTACACCACCACCAAAGAATACGCAGAACTGGAATGGCCGCTGGCCATCCTGCTGGCCATCGTCTGGGTGGTTTACGGCATCGTGTTCTTCGGCACCATTACCCGGCGTAAAACCAAGCACATCTATGTGGGCAACTGGTTCTACGGCGCGTTTATTGTGGTGACGGCCATGCTGCACATCGTCAACCACGCGTCCCTGCCAGTGAGCTTTTTCAAGTCTTACTCGGCGTACGCGGGTGCGACGGATGCCATGATTCAGTGGTGGTACGGGCACAACGCGGTAGGGTTTTTCCTGACAACCGGCTTCCTGGGCATGATGTATTACTTCGTGCCCAAGCAGGCTGAGCGCCCGATTTACTCGTATCGCTTGTCTATCGTGCACTTCTGGGCGCTGATCACCCTGTACATCTGGGCAGGTCCGCACCACTTGCACTACACCGCACTGCCGGACTGGGCGCAGTCATTGGGCATGGCCATGTCGATCATTCTGCTGGCGCCAAGTTGGGGCGGCATGATCAACGGCATGATGACGCTGTCGGGCGCCTGGCATAAGTTGCGCACCGACCCGATCCTGCGCTTCCTGGTGGTGTCGTTGGCGTTCTATGGCATGTCGACCTTCGAAGGTCCGATGATGGCCATCAAGACCGTCAACGCGCTGTCGCACTACACCGACTGGACCATCGGCCACGTACACGCCGGGGCGCTGGGTTGGGTCGCGATGATTTCGATTGGCGCCATGTACCACATGATCCCGAAAATCTACGGCCAAAAGCAGATGTACAGCACCCGTCTGATCAACGTGCATTTCTGGCTGGCGACCATCGGCACTGTGCTTTACATCGCCTCGATGTGGGTCAACGGCATCACTCAGGGCCTGATGTGGCGCGCGATCAACGACGACGGCACCCTGACTTACTCGTTCGTCGAAGCACTGCAAGCCAGCCACCCTGGCTTTATCGTCCGCGCCCTCGGCGGGGCTATTTTCGCCAGCGGCATGCTGTTCATGGCCTACAACGTATTCCGCACAGTACGCGCCTCGAACCCGGTTGAAGCTGAAGCCGCGAGCAAGATCGCGGTAGTGGGAGCCCACTGATGATTAAGCACGACACTATCGAGAAGAATATTGGCCTCATGGCCTTCTTCATGGTCATCGCTGTGAGCATCGGCGGCCTGACGCAAATCGTTCCGCTGTTCTTTCA
This window encodes:
- the ccoN gene encoding cytochrome-c oxidase, cbb3-type subunit I; the encoded protein is MSTAISPTAYNYKVVRQFAIMTVVWGILGMGLGVFIASQLVWPELNLGLEWTTFGRLRPLHTNLVIFAFGGCALFGTSYYVVQRTCQTRLISDTLASFSFWGWQAVIVGAIITLPLGYTTTKEYAELEWPLAILLAIVWVVYGIVFFGTITRRKTKHIYVGNWFYGAFIVVTAMLHIVNHASLPVSFFKSYSAYAGATDAMIQWWYGHNAVGFFLTTGFLGMMYYFVPKQAERPIYSYRLSIVHFWALITLYIWAGPHHLHYTALPDWAQSLGMAMSIILLAPSWGGMINGMMTLSGAWHKLRTDPILRFLVVSLAFYGMSTFEGPMMAIKTVNALSHYTDWTIGHVHAGALGWVAMISIGAMYHMIPKIYGQKQMYSTRLINVHFWLATIGTVLYIASMWVNGITQGLMWRAINDDGTLTYSFVEALQASHPGFIVRALGGAIFASGMLFMAYNVFRTVRASNPVEAEAASKIAVVGAH